The Burkholderia cepacia genomic interval GCCGCAAGGGCTCGCCGACGCGACGCGCTTCGCCCGCGAGCTGTCCGACGCCGGGCTTCCGATCGTGTCGGGCCTCGCGCTCGGGATCGACGGCGCCGCGCACCGCGGCGGGCTCGACGGCCGGTCAGGCACGGTCGCGGTGATCGCGACCGGCGCCGATCTCGTCTATCCGGCGCGACACCGCGCGCTCGCCCACGAAATCGCCGCTCACGGCGCGATCCTGTCGGAATGGCCGCTCGGCACGCCGGCCCGCGCCGCCCACTTCCCGCAACGCAACCGGCTGATCGCCGCGCTCGCGATCGGCGCGCTCGTCGTCGAGGCCGCCCCGCGCTCCGGCTCGCTGATCACCGCACGGCTCGCGAACGAACTGGGGCGCGATGTATTCGCGATGCCGGGCTCGATCCACGCGCCGCTCGCGCAGGGCTGCCATGCACTGATCCGCGACGGCGCGAAGCTCACCGCGACGCCCGAGGACGTCCTCGACGAATACGGGCTGCGCACGGAATCGCCGGGCGACGCGTCGCCGGCCGCGGCGACATCCGGCGACGCGACCGAGCAGGCCGTCCTCGCCGCGCTGGGATACGGCCCCGTCACCTACGAATGGCTCGCCGAACACAGCGGCCTGGCCGACGACGTGCTGCACGGCGCGCTGCTCGCGCTCGAGCTGGCCGGTCGCGTCGCGAGCGTCCCCGGCGGACGCTTCGTCCGGCTCGGCGGCCCGGCCGCGCCGCAGCTTGCGTGCGGCGTGCTACATTCCCCCGCATAGGAGCGGCCACGCCGCCGACGATATCCAAGGAAATCCATGCCCGCGCTGAACCTCGACACCGATGCGGATCGGATCGCCGAGCGCCTCGCCGATCCCGGCACGTTGCTCGTCGCCTGCCTGTGCGCCGAGTGGTGCGGTACGTGCCGCGACTACCGGACGGCCTTCGACCAGCTCGCCGACGCGCATCCGGACGCCTGCTTCGCCTGGATCGACATCGAAACGCACGCCGACCAGCTCGACGATCTCGACGTCGAGAACTTCCCGACGATCCTGATCGAGGATACCCACACCGCACGCTTCTTCGGCACGGTGCTGCCGCATGCGGCGATCGTCGAGCGGATGCTGTCCGACCTGAGCGCGGTACCCGGTGCGCCGCACGCACCGAAATTGCGCAACGTCCTGACCGTCGAAGCCTGAGCCGCGTGCCGGTGCCGCGGTATTTCGCGCGAAAGCGCGCCCTGCTGCGCCGCACGCTTGCCGCCGTCACGCCCCCCCTCTATGATGAGCCGCTTTTTGCACGCCGAGCCGCCGTCGCGTCGGCGTGTGCTATAAAGCGGTCGTTAAAGGGACCCACAACCGGCGAACCCGGTCTACCAACACACACCTGTCATGTCCAAAGCACTGATCATTGCGGAAAAGCCTTCTGTCGCGAACGACATCGCACGCGCTTTGGGCGGCTTTACCAAGCATGACGAGTATTACGAGAGCGACGATTTCGTCCTTTCGTCCGCTGTCGGCCACTTGCTGGAAATCGCCGCCCCGGAAGAGTACGAGGTCAAGCGCGGGAAATGGAGCTTCGCGCATCTGCCCGTCATCCCCCCGCATTTCGACCTGAACCCGATCGCTAAAAGCGAATCGCGTCTGAAAGTGCTCACGAAGCTGATGAAGCGCAAGGACGTCGACCGCCTGATCAACGCATGTGACGCGGGGCGCGAGGGCGAGCTGATTTTCCGCCTGATCGCGCAGCACGCGAAGGCGAAGCAGCCGGTTCAGCGCCTGTGGCTGCAGTCGATGACCCCGCAGGCGATCCGCGACGGCTTCGCGAACCTGCGCAGCGACACCGACATGCAGCCGCTCGCCGACGCCGCACGCTGCCGCTCGGAAGCCGACTGGCTCGTCGGGATCAACGGCACCCGCGCGATGACCGCGTTCAACAGCAAGGGCGGCGGCTTCTTCCTGACGACAGTCGGCCGCGTTCAGACGCCAACGCTGTCGATCGTCGTCGAACGCGAAGAGAAAATCCGCCGCTTCATCCCGCGCGACTACTGGGAAGTGAAGGCGGAATTCGCATGCGCGGGCGGCTTCTACGAAGGCAAGTGGTTCGACCCGAAATTCAAGCGCGACGAATTCGATCCGGAAAAGCGCGACTCCCGCCTGTGGAGCCTGCCGGCTGCCGAAACGATCGTCGCCGCGTGCCGCGACCAGGTCGGCACGGTCTCGGAGGAATCGAAGCCGTCGACGCAACTGTCGCCGCTGCTGTTCGACCTGACGAGCCTGCAGCGCGAAGCGAACAGCCGTTTCGGCTTCTCCGCGAAGAACACGCTCGGTCTCGCGCAGGCGCTGTATGAAAAGCACAAGGTGCTGACCTACCCGCGTACCGACGCGCGCGCGCTGCCGGAAGACTATCTGTCGACGGTCCAGTCCACGCTCGAGATGCTCAAGGAGAGCCACAACTACCTGCCGCATGCGAAGCAGGTGCTCGACAAGGGCTGGGTGAAGCCGAACAAGCGCATCTTCGACAACTCGAAGATCAGCGACCACTTCGCCATCATCCCGACGCTGCAGGCGCCGAAGTCGCTGTCCGAGCCGGAGCAGAAGCTGTACGACATGGTCGTGAAGCGCTTCCTCGCCGTGTTCTTCCCGGCCGCCGAATTCCGTGTCACGACGCGGATCACCGAAGTCGCCGGCCATCACTTCAAGACCGAAGGCAAGGTGCTCGTCGAGCCGGGCTGGCTGCAGGTGTACGGCCGCGATGCCGAAGGCGCGGACGCGAACCTCGTGCCGGTGCAGAAGGACGAGAAGGTGAAGACGGACGAAATCGCCGCCGTCGCGCTCGTCACGAAGCCGCCCGCACGCTACTCGGAAGCGACGCTGCTGTCCGCGATGGAAGGCGCGGGCAAGCTCGTCGAGGACGACGAGCTGCGCGAAGCCATGGCCGCGAAGGGCCTCGGCACGCCCGCCACGCGCGCGGCGATCATCGAAGGGCTGCTCGGCGAGAAATACCTCGTGCGCGAAGGCCGCGAACTGATCCCGACCGCGAAGGCGTTCCAGCTGATGACGCTGCTGCGTGGGCTTGACGTGAAGGAGCTGACCGCGCCGGAACTCACCGGCGAATGGGAGTACAAGCTGTCGCAGATGGAGCGCGGCAATCTCGGGCGTGACGCGTTCATGCAGGAGATCGCCCGCATGACGCAGCAGATCGTCAAGCGCGCAAAGGAATACGATTCCGACACGATCCCCGGCGACTACGCGACGCTCGAGACGCCGTGCCCGAACTGCGGCGGCCAGGTGAAGGAAAACTACCGCCGCTTCGCGTGCACGAAGTGCGAGTTCTCGATCTCGAAGATTCCGGGCAGCCGGCAGTTCGAGATCGCGGAAGTCGAGGAGCTGCTGCGGGAAAAGACGATCGGCCCGCTGTCCGGCTTCCGCAGCAAGATGGGCCGCCCGTTCTCGGCGATCCTCAAGCTCTCGTTCGACGACGAGACGAAGAACTACAAGCTCGAGTTCGATTTCGGCCAGGATACGGGCGGCGAGGAAGGCGAGGCGCCCGACTTCTCCGCGCAGGAGCCGGTCGGCGCGTGCCCGAAGTGCAAGGGCCGCGTGTTCGAGCACGGGATGAGCTACGTGTGCGAGCACTCGGTGGCCAACCCGAAGACGTGCGACTTCCGCTCGGGCAAGGTGATCCTGCAGCAGGAAATCACGCGCGAGCAGATGGGCAAGCTGCTGGCCGACGGCCGCACGGACCTGCTGCCGAGCTTCAAGTCGTCGCGCACCGGCCGCAACTTCAAGGCGTTCCTCGTGAAGCAGCCGGACGGCAAGATCGGCTTCGAGTTCGAGAAGAAGGAACCGAAGGCCGCCGCCGCGAAGAAGACTGCGAAATCGGCGACGAAGGATGCCGAAACCGTGACGGAAGGCGCCGACGAGAAGCCGGCTCCAGCCCGCAAGACCGCTGCGCGCAAGACGACGACGCGCAAGACCGGCTCGTAAGGGCTTGCCGCCCGGCGCACCCCGCGCCCGGCCGGCCGACAAAAAACGCGGATCGACTGCTCGATCCGCGTTTTTTATTGCGCGGGCGGTTCGATCACCGCCCCGCCCCCGCGCTACAGCGGCGACGGCACGGCAACCCGCGACCGTGGCGAACGCGGCAGGCGCGACGAGACCGTCGAATCGACCTGATCCGGCCGTTCGGGACGCATCTCGACGCCGATCGGCGCCGGCGCGACGCCCTGCGCGGCCCACTGCTCGCCCATCGTCGCGTCGGTCGAGTGGCTGAAATGCTCGACGAGGTGGTCGATGAACGTGCGCACCTTCGCAGGCAGATGGCGCCGGCTCGGATAGGCGATGTTGATCTCGACCTGCGGCAGCCGGAAATCCGGCAGCAGCCGCACGAGCGCGCCGCGCGCGATGTCGCTGCCGATCAGGTAGCTCGGCAGGATCGCGACCCCCATCCCGAGCAGCGCGAACTGGCGCAGCATCGCGGTGTTGTTCGCGACGATCACGTTGGTCGGGCGCACGCGCACTTCACCGTCCGGCCCCGTGAACACACGCTCGTCGCCCCAGTATTCGGTCGGCAGGCTCAGGCTCGGATGCTCGGCGAGATGCTCCGGATGAGTCGGCACGCCGTGCTTTTCCAGGTAGCTCGGCGTCGCGCACACGGTCATGCAGCCGGTGGTCAGGCGCCGCGTGACGATGCTCGCGCTGCGCATCTGGCGCGTGACGACGATGCCCACATCGAAACCTTCCTCGACCAGATCGACCTGCCGGTCGACCAGCGTGAGATCCGGCACCACTTTCGGGAAATTCTCCGTGTACGACTGCAACACGGGCGCGAGGTTATGCAGGCCGAACACGACCGGCGCGACGATGCGCAGCGTGCCGACCGGCTCGTGATTGCGCGCGACGACCATCTGCTCGACGTCTTCCAGCTCGTCGAGGATCTGGCGGGCACGCTCCAGATAGACCTGGCCTGACTCCGTCAGGGAAAGGCTGCGCGTGGTGCGGTTCAGCAAACGCGTGCCGAGCCTGCCCTCCAGATCGGCGACGTGACGCGTCGCGACCGCGTTGGAGATATCCATTGCACTCGCGGCCCGCGCGAAACTGCCGAGATCTGCAACCTTGACGAACACGCGCATCGACTGCAAATGATCCATAAACGACTCCTGCCGCTGTTACAACTTCAAAAAGATGAAGCAAATGCGTAATTCTCCTACGACAGCGGAAATGATGCAGAGTTGCTCAACAAGGCCCCGGTTGACGATAAAAATAGTCAAAAATCCTCGCGTCTCGCGGATAATTGATCCAATTATTCCGATTGGGGCAACAATTGGGTGAACCTCGTCGAGTATGCGGCCGAATCAGGAAGGACGTATTTGATGCGACACAACAGCGCACCCTTCCGCAGGTCGCGCGAGCGGCGCCGGTTCAGGCTGCCGCCAATTGCGGCGGAGCGTAACAACCTGTTAAAAAGACACCACGAAGGCGGCCGACATAGCATCATGTCGGCCCCGGCCGGGCGGGACGGGTGCGCGAGGTGCGCCGCCGCCACTGCCGCTTTCAACGTGCGACACCCGCTCATCATGAAAATTGCCATCCTCGACGACTACCAGGACGCCGTCCGCAAGCTGAACTGCTTCGAGATGCTTGCCGGCCACGACGTGAAGGTTTTCAACAATACGGTGCGCGGATTGGGACAACTCGCGAGCCGTCTGGCGGAAGTCGAGGCGCTCGTACTGATTCGCGAACGAACCCCGATTTCGTCG includes:
- the dprA gene encoding DNA-processing protein DprA, whose amino-acid sequence is MAPRGPLAAAFEGRLMSPQALTTSALRAWLQLAHAPGLPPAVLQALLDAFGSPRALIDAPDDAIAAATSPAAAQAVRASERGDLDARAAAALAWRDAPGNCIVPLGDPAYPPRLRDLHDPPPLLYVKGRLDLLHARGLAVVGSRHATPQGLADATRFARELSDAGLPIVSGLALGIDGAAHRGGLDGRSGTVAVIATGADLVYPARHRALAHEIAAHGAILSEWPLGTPARAAHFPQRNRLIAALAIGALVVEAAPRSGSLITARLANELGRDVFAMPGSIHAPLAQGCHALIRDGAKLTATPEDVLDEYGLRTESPGDASPAAATSGDATEQAVLAALGYGPVTYEWLAEHSGLADDVLHGALLALELAGRVASVPGGRFVRLGGPAAPQLACGVLHSPA
- a CDS encoding thioredoxin family protein; its protein translation is MPALNLDTDADRIAERLADPGTLLVACLCAEWCGTCRDYRTAFDQLADAHPDACFAWIDIETHADQLDDLDVENFPTILIEDTHTARFFGTVLPHAAIVERMLSDLSAVPGAPHAPKLRNVLTVEA
- a CDS encoding DNA topoisomerase III, whose product is MSKALIIAEKPSVANDIARALGGFTKHDEYYESDDFVLSSAVGHLLEIAAPEEYEVKRGKWSFAHLPVIPPHFDLNPIAKSESRLKVLTKLMKRKDVDRLINACDAGREGELIFRLIAQHAKAKQPVQRLWLQSMTPQAIRDGFANLRSDTDMQPLADAARCRSEADWLVGINGTRAMTAFNSKGGGFFLTTVGRVQTPTLSIVVEREEKIRRFIPRDYWEVKAEFACAGGFYEGKWFDPKFKRDEFDPEKRDSRLWSLPAAETIVAACRDQVGTVSEESKPSTQLSPLLFDLTSLQREANSRFGFSAKNTLGLAQALYEKHKVLTYPRTDARALPEDYLSTVQSTLEMLKESHNYLPHAKQVLDKGWVKPNKRIFDNSKISDHFAIIPTLQAPKSLSEPEQKLYDMVVKRFLAVFFPAAEFRVTTRITEVAGHHFKTEGKVLVEPGWLQVYGRDAEGADANLVPVQKDEKVKTDEIAAVALVTKPPARYSEATLLSAMEGAGKLVEDDELREAMAAKGLGTPATRAAIIEGLLGEKYLVREGRELIPTAKAFQLMTLLRGLDVKELTAPELTGEWEYKLSQMERGNLGRDAFMQEIARMTQQIVKRAKEYDSDTIPGDYATLETPCPNCGGQVKENYRRFACTKCEFSISKIPGSRQFEIAEVEELLREKTIGPLSGFRSKMGRPFSAILKLSFDDETKNYKLEFDFGQDTGGEEGEAPDFSAQEPVGACPKCKGRVFEHGMSYVCEHSVANPKTCDFRSGKVILQQEITREQMGKLLADGRTDLLPSFKSSRTGRNFKAFLVKQPDGKIGFEFEKKEPKAAAAKKTAKSATKDAETVTEGADEKPAPARKTAARKTTTRKTGS
- a CDS encoding LysR family transcriptional regulator — encoded protein: MDHLQSMRVFVKVADLGSFARAASAMDISNAVATRHVADLEGRLGTRLLNRTTRSLSLTESGQVYLERARQILDELEDVEQMVVARNHEPVGTLRIVAPVVFGLHNLAPVLQSYTENFPKVVPDLTLVDRQVDLVEEGFDVGIVVTRQMRSASIVTRRLTTGCMTVCATPSYLEKHGVPTHPEHLAEHPSLSLPTEYWGDERVFTGPDGEVRVRPTNVIVANNTAMLRQFALLGMGVAILPSYLIGSDIARGALVRLLPDFRLPQVEINIAYPSRRHLPAKVRTFIDHLVEHFSHSTDATMGEQWAAQGVAPAPIGVEMRPERPDQVDSTVSSRLPRSPRSRVAVPSPL